One Lycium barbarum isolate Lr01 chromosome 5, ASM1917538v2, whole genome shotgun sequence genomic window carries:
- the LOC132642215 gene encoding uncharacterized protein LOC132642215, which yields MVAAPFFLILLMKALLAKKIKINNDPSRMFATSGLTDNRQSTPQNIHGSTLQIMNGGRSIFSRTYMDENRTVQENEWIQHFTQPLLVAPPPMYAPMMVDQRQVFEISSSPNVGSGPINGEASTSYEQAPCQCYYCRLSTSRSRQ from the exons ATGGTGGCCGCAccattttttttaatacttttgATGAAAGCCTTATTGgccaagaaaataa AGATCAACAATGATCCATCAAGAATGTTTGCCACAAGTGGACTGACAGACAATCGCCAAAGTACACCTCAAAATATTCATGGTAGTACTCTCCAAATCATGAATGGTGGCCGCTCCATTTTTTCTCGTACTTATATGGACGAAAACCGTACTGTCCAAGAAAATGA ATGGATTCAACACTTTACGCAACCATTGCTTGTTGCTCCTCCTCCGATGTATGCTCCCATGATGGTTGATCAGAGGCAGGTCTTTGAAATTTCCTCGAGTCCAAACGTTGGGTCAGGTCCCATAAATGGAGAAGCATCCACTTCATACGAGCAGGCTCCTTGTCAATGTTATTATTGTCGTCTGTCGACAAGCAGGTCCCGTCAATGA